The DNA segment aataattactttataaATAAGTATAATTTGATAAATTAGATGTAATATCATATTACGGTCCTATACGTGCCTTCTGCAACGACGAAGAAATGATTGATGAAATAAATGAGCAAACATTTCATAGAAAAGCAAATAATAAAGAATCTATTggaaaaatttctttaattatggATAATGATGCAATGAAGGCTGCATCGAAATAaacctaaataaattaaataatctgcatatttaattattataatgatCTCATTGATGATCTGATTTGACCGACCAATACCGACTAACAACCATACTTACGAGTCTACActgtaaaagataaaaaagaaataaaaaaatatccctAATGCGCACTACAAAATACAGAAATTAACCTCTCATTCTTGAATTTAAACCAAAATACACATGAAATCTCAACAACCACGGCCACGTCTCTTCTACCGGACACCAAACCCAACCCACAAAGCCGATCCTTAAATCCTCCACACGTTCCTCTCTCTCTGCAGCTgcctctgtctctgtctctcatATTTTTAAGAAGAAGAGACTGAGAAGGAAGCAAACTAATAATGGCTCTCACAAGCAGCAGCTCCTTGATTCCCACCGAATCCTTCGTTCAAGCCCATTCTTCTCTCCCGCTTTCTCCTAGTCGCTGTCCCCACCAACCACATATCCCCGCCAAGCCCAGGTCACTCCCTTTGATCTACGCCGTCCACGCTGCCGAACCCGCCAAAAATCCCATCGTATCCGATAAGCAGCCGAAGCAGCAAATAGCACCATCAGCAGCTCTGTCAACGACAACAACGAAAACGACGACCACCCACAATGTGGTTTCGAAGACGTGGAGCGTGGACAGCTGGAAGACTAAGAAAGCGCTCCAGCTGCCCGAATACCCGAATCAGGAGGAGCTCCAGTCTGTGCTTCGGACCCTCGATGCGTTCCCCCCGATCGTGTTCGCCGGAGAGGCGAGGAGCCTCGAGGAACGGCTGGCCGACGCCGCCTCGGGCAACGCTTTCCTTCTCCAAGGCGGTGATTGCGCCGAGAGCTTCAAGGAATTCAATGCCAACAACATCCGTGACACGTTCAGAATCATCCTCCAAATGGGTGCTGTTTTAATGTTCGGTGGTCAAATGCCTGTTATCAAGGTTGAGTCTTGTTTCCGAAGttctttctaaattattttgagattttgggCATTTCGCTTTTATAAATGGATTGGATCTGTGACTTTGTTGTGAtggtttttttttcaaaggTGGGGAGAATGGCGGGTCAGTTTGCGAAGCCGAGATCGGAGCCATTTGAGGAAAAGAACGGTGTGAAACTGCCGAGTTACAGAGGGGACAACGTGAATGGAGATGCTTTCGATGAGAAGTCTAGGATTCCGGATCCTGAGAGAATGATTAGCGCCTACTGTCAATCTGCAGCCACTCTGAACCTTCTGAGGGCCTTCGCTACCGGAGGTTATGCTGCCATGCAGAGGGTCACCCAGTGGAATTTGGATTTCGCAAAGCATAGCGAGCAGGGAGATAGGTGTGTGTCATCTCTCAGGGGTGAATTCGTTTTGGAATTTGGTATTGCTTTCTTGGAAGTATCTGGTGCTGacaagttaaatatttttatacagaTATATTTTGGTCATTTCCACATTTTCATCACTATTTCCAGGATTTTGTTTATCACCTGAAAGTAGCACATCCATCCGTATCACttctttgtttggttgtttgttCCAAGTTGCCCAGAATAGCCTTctttgagttttaaaaagtctctttcctttttctctctctttccatttttggccttccatatGTTTGTCGCTATGGACTAATCATGCGATTTAATTCCATGGTGCCATCCCATCAATACGATATGTGGATGAATTGTTCGGAATTTTCCAAcatcttgtttattttttgttttaatttttttttagctgaCTGTTTCTTTCTTAAAATGCATAACTAGAAGTTAAAAGTGTGGGGAGTTTAATTGGTTTCTGAGATTCAAAATTCAATGCTGTCAAGCTTGGTCCCTTCTTGTACAGATAGTTTTTAGGTCATTGTTGACTAATTATTGTCTTGGCATGCAGGTACCGGGAACTAGCTCATCGTGTTGATGAGGCCCTGGGATTCATGGCTGCAGCTGGACTTACCGTTGACCATCCTATCATGACAACAACCGAGTTCTGGACATCCCATGAATGCTTGCTCTTGCCATATGAGCAATCCCTAACCAGGAGGGATTCAACCTCAGGCCTTTACTACGACTGCTCTGCCCATTTTCTTTGGGCTGGGGAACGCACCAGGCAGCTAGATGGTGCCCATGTAGAGTTTCTTAGAGGGATTGCTAATCCCCTCGGCATTAAGGTTActattctttttattcttctaaTTCAGTCATAAAGATAGATTAATTGGTAATTTGATACTAGCAACATGTACTTCAACAACTGAATGGATCCCTGTATTTTGAGAACTTCAGGGTGAATGAAACGCCCCCAGGGAACTTGATTTATATATAGCCCAAGCTGGTTTTATTGGCTTCACCAAtccttccttttatttttgttttacgtAGTTCTTTTCCAAGATTGAACTAATGATAACCTTGAAATCGCGTGGGTCATTGCTCTATTCCGTATATATGCTTTTGTTtttaggaagaaaaaaaaaagcagtcCCTACTAACAATTGTATAGTATTTGGTTTGATTATATGATTGTGTGCAAGTTTCTTATCTTATTATGAAGACGATTATGTGGTGAATAACATGGAGTGGCACTTTTGCTGCAGGCGAGC comes from the Carya illinoinensis cultivar Pawnee chromosome 8, C.illinoinensisPawnee_v1, whole genome shotgun sequence genome and includes:
- the LOC122318824 gene encoding phospho-2-dehydro-3-deoxyheptonate aldolase 1, chloroplastic-like, whose protein sequence is MALTSSSSLIPTESFVQAHSSLPLSPSRCPHQPHIPAKPRSLPLIYAVHAAEPAKNPIVSDKQPKQQIAPSAALSTTTTKTTTTHNVVSKTWSVDSWKTKKALQLPEYPNQEELQSVLRTLDAFPPIVFAGEARSLEERLADAASGNAFLLQGGDCAESFKEFNANNIRDTFRIILQMGAVLMFGGQMPVIKVGRMAGQFAKPRSEPFEEKNGVKLPSYRGDNVNGDAFDEKSRIPDPERMISAYCQSAATLNLLRAFATGGYAAMQRVTQWNLDFAKHSEQGDRYRELAHRVDEALGFMAAAGLTVDHPIMTTTEFWTSHECLLLPYEQSLTRRDSTSGLYYDCSAHFLWAGERTRQLDGAHVEFLRGIANPLGIKASDKMDPSELVKLIEILNPQNKPGRITLITRMGAENMRVKLPHLIRAVRREGQVVTWVSDPMHGNTIKAPCGLKTRPFDSIRAEVRAFFDVHEQEGSHPGGVHLEMTGQNVTECIGGSQTVTFDDLGSRYHTHCDPRLNASQSLELAFIIAERLRNRRIASQPNLLPP